In Fundidesulfovibrio soli, the following proteins share a genomic window:
- a CDS encoding cobyrinate a,c-diamide synthase — protein sequence MISIPRLVLAGLSGGSGKTIVSLGLTRAWVNQGLRVAPFKKGPDYIDAAWLSLSARTPACNLDPFLFSDDVLLGLFAQKAAQADLAFVEGNRGLFDGGDALGSYSTSQLARKLAAPLVLVIDATKMTRTAAAIVQGCANFEPDSGLAGVILNRTAGERHRRILREAIEQYTDVPVLGTLPKLRENPIPERHMGLISNREYEGQEAILEGIAKVMADNCDLPRLLGIARAAPHLAVPRGDIWPARADGQAPRIGYVLDAALWFYYQENLEALSRAGAELVEVSLLSADPWPELDGLYLGGGFPETQAQALADNISVRTRVRTLSESGAPIYAECGGFMYLCEELHTEGAIYPMAGVFPLATTLCARPQGLGYAEATVVARNTFHPVGAVLRGHEFHYSKCLAQSRYTGHGESPVLALRMERGAGMLEGMDGAVSGNTFAAYTHIHALGVPHWAENFVRAAAAFRAGRPG from the coding sequence TCTCTGGGGCTCACCCGCGCCTGGGTGAACCAGGGCCTGCGCGTCGCCCCCTTCAAGAAAGGCCCCGACTACATCGACGCGGCCTGGCTCTCGCTTTCCGCCCGAACCCCGGCCTGCAACCTGGACCCCTTCCTCTTCTCGGACGACGTGCTCCTGGGCCTCTTCGCCCAGAAGGCCGCCCAGGCCGACCTGGCCTTCGTTGAAGGCAACCGCGGCCTCTTCGACGGCGGCGACGCCCTGGGCTCCTATTCCACCAGCCAGTTGGCCCGCAAGCTCGCTGCCCCGCTGGTTCTGGTCATCGACGCCACCAAGATGACCCGCACGGCTGCGGCCATCGTGCAGGGCTGCGCGAATTTCGAACCCGACTCTGGCTTGGCGGGCGTCATCCTGAACCGCACCGCGGGCGAGCGCCATCGCCGGATCCTGCGCGAGGCCATCGAGCAGTACACCGACGTGCCCGTGCTGGGCACGCTGCCCAAGCTGCGCGAGAACCCCATCCCCGAGCGGCACATGGGGCTCATCTCCAACCGCGAGTACGAAGGCCAGGAGGCCATCCTCGAAGGCATCGCCAAGGTCATGGCCGACAACTGCGACCTTCCGCGCCTGCTCGGCATCGCACGCGCCGCACCGCATCTGGCCGTGCCCCGGGGCGATATCTGGCCCGCCCGGGCCGATGGGCAGGCCCCTCGCATCGGTTACGTCCTGGATGCCGCGCTGTGGTTCTACTACCAGGAGAACCTGGAGGCCTTGAGCCGGGCCGGGGCCGAGCTCGTGGAGGTCAGCCTGCTTTCCGCCGACCCCTGGCCGGAGCTGGACGGCCTCTATCTGGGCGGCGGGTTCCCCGAGACCCAGGCCCAGGCCCTGGCGGACAACATTTCCGTGCGCACCAGGGTGCGCACCCTGTCGGAGTCCGGCGCGCCTATTTACGCCGAATGCGGCGGGTTCATGTATCTCTGCGAGGAGCTGCACACCGAGGGGGCCATCTACCCCATGGCCGGGGTCTTCCCGTTGGCCACAACGCTGTGCGCCCGCCCGCAGGGCCTGGGGTACGCCGAGGCCACCGTGGTGGCGCGGAACACCTTCCATCCGGTCGGGGCCGTGCTTCGCGGCCACGAGTTCCACTACTCCAAGTGCCTGGCCCAGTCGCGCTACACCGGGCACGGCGAGTCGCCCGTGCTGGCACTGCGCATGGAGCGGGGGGCGGGGATGCTGGAGGGGATGGACGGCGCGGTGAGCGGCAATACCTTCGCGGCGTACACGCATATTCACGCCCTGGGGGTGCCCCATTGGGCGGAGAATTTTGTGCGCGCGGCGGCCGCGTTCAGGGCCGGACGGCCTGGCTGA